From one Culex quinquefasciatus strain JHB chromosome 3, VPISU_Cqui_1.0_pri_paternal, whole genome shotgun sequence genomic stretch:
- the LOC6038219 gene encoding general odorant-binding protein 72, whose amino-acid sequence MATRVELALLVWIAVWSTGKVEGKATVEQMMKTGEMIRSVCIGKAKASEELVNQLKESKFPDAMEVKCYVNCALEMMQAMKKGKLNYDAMLKQIDTIMPDELAEPMRNAVNVCRNSADGIKNNCEASYAVAKCISKNNPKFVFP is encoded by the exons atggccaCTCGGGTGGAGCTGGCTCTGCTCGTTTGGATCGCGGTTTGGTCCACCGGCAAAGTTGAGGGT AAAGCCACCGTCGAGCAGATGATGAAAACGGGCGAGATGATTCGGAGTGTGTGCATCGGCAAGGCGAAGGCCAGCGAGGAGCTGGTCAACCAGCTGAAGGAGTCCAAGTTTCCGGACGCCATGGAGGTCAAGTGCTACGTCAACTGTGCGCTGGAGATGATGCAGGCG ATGAAAAAAGGCAAGCTGAACTATGACGCGATGCTGAAGCAGATCGATACCATCATGCCGGATGAGCTGGCGGAACCGATGAGGAACGCTGTCAACGTGTGCCGAAATAGTGCTGATGGCATCAAGAACAACTGCGAGGCGTCTTACGCGGTGGCCAAATGTATTTCCAAGAACAACCCCAAGTTTGTGTTTCCCTAG